A genome region from Pseudomonas sp. S06B 330 includes the following:
- the ccoN gene encoding cytochrome-c oxidase, cbb3-type subunit I has translation MSTHQQAQAYNYKVVRQFVIMTVFWGVLGMAMGVWIASQLVWPELNLELPWTSFGRLRPLHTSLVIFGFAGSAQFAASYYAVQRTCQVRLYSDKLAAFTFWGWQATIAIMLVSLPLGLTTTKEYAEIEFTGAVWMAIVWVAYGVVFFATLMRRKVKHIYVGNWFFGAFIVVIAMLHVVNHLSIPVSWFKSYPVYSGATDAMVQWWYGHNAVGFFLTTGFLGMMYYFVPKQVGRPVYSYRLSIVHFWALITLYIWAGPHHLHYTALPDWAQSLGMAMSLILLAPSWGGMINGMMTLSGAWHKLRTDPILRFLVLSLAFYGMSTFEGPMMAIKTVNALSHYTDWTIGHVHAGALGWVAMITFGSLYHMIPKVFGREQMHSIGLINAHFWLATIGTVLYIASMWVNGIAQGLMWRATNEDGTLTYSFVEALVASHPGFLVRFIGGVLFLSGMLLMAYNTWRTVRVADENLALANARLA, from the coding sequence ATGAGCACACATCAACAGGCCCAGGCCTACAACTACAAGGTGGTCCGCCAGTTCGTCATCATGACGGTGTTCTGGGGCGTCCTTGGGATGGCGATGGGGGTCTGGATCGCTTCGCAACTGGTCTGGCCCGAACTTAACCTCGAACTGCCGTGGACCAGCTTTGGCCGCTTGCGCCCCTTACACACCAGCCTGGTGATTTTCGGTTTTGCCGGCAGCGCACAATTTGCCGCCAGTTACTACGCCGTCCAGCGCACCTGCCAGGTACGCCTGTACAGCGACAAACTGGCCGCTTTCACGTTCTGGGGCTGGCAGGCGACCATCGCCATCATGCTGGTCAGCTTGCCGCTGGGCCTGACCACTACCAAGGAATATGCCGAGATCGAGTTCACCGGTGCGGTGTGGATGGCTATCGTCTGGGTCGCGTATGGCGTCGTGTTCTTTGCCACCCTGATGCGCCGCAAGGTCAAGCACATCTATGTCGGAAACTGGTTCTTTGGGGCCTTCATCGTGGTGATCGCGATGTTGCACGTGGTCAACCACCTGTCGATCCCGGTCAGCTGGTTCAAATCCTACCCGGTGTATTCCGGCGCCACCGATGCCATGGTCCAGTGGTGGTACGGCCATAACGCCGTGGGCTTTTTCCTCACCACAGGCTTTCTCGGCATGATGTATTACTTCGTACCCAAGCAGGTTGGCAGGCCGGTGTACTCCTATCGCCTGTCGATTGTGCACTTCTGGGCGCTGATTACCCTGTACATCTGGGCCGGCCCACACCACCTGCACTACACCGCCCTGCCCGACTGGGCGCAGTCGCTGGGCATGGCCATGTCGCTGATCCTCCTCGCACCGAGCTGGGGTGGCATGATCAACGGCATGATGACCCTGTCAGGTGCCTGGCATAAGCTACGCACTGATCCGATCCTGCGCTTTCTGGTGCTCTCGCTGGCGTTCTACGGCATGTCGACCTTTGAAGGGCCAATGATGGCAATCAAGACCGTCAATGCCCTGTCGCACTACACCGACTGGACCATTGGCCACGTACACGCCGGCGCCCTGGGCTGGGTTGCGATGATCACCTTTGGCTCGCTCTATCACATGATCCCGAAAGTCTTCGGCCGCGAGCAGATGCACAGTATCGGCCTGATCAACGCGCACTTCTGGCTGGCGACCATCGGCACCGTGCTGTACATCGCCTCGATGTGGGTCAACGGCATTGCCCAAGGCCTGATGTGGCGTGCCACCAACGAAGACGGCACCCTGACCTACTCCTTCGTCGAAGCACTGGTGGCCAGCCATCCGGGCTTCCTGGTGCGCTTCATCGGTGGGGTGCTATTTCTCAGCGGCATGCTGCTGATGGCGTACAACACCTGGCGCACGGTGCGCGTGGCGGATGAAAATCTGGCGTTGGCCAACGCCCGCCTGGCCTGA
- the lysA gene encoding diaminopimelate decarboxylase, translating into MKLSKELVLQAKAQFGTPTYLYDETVLRSSFNELREALPECVDIFYALKVNPNLSLVKLIRSYGGNTEVCSLGELEIALKAGVAAQDIILLGPYKKPEEHRRALEVGVFAIVVESESELRKLSALAGELGCDAPVAIRINPNFSAAGSPWKMGGRPTHFGIQEDTAVANFADYLALPNIKIKGIHVYNGTKILDAQSVYDNAAYILSLFRTLSRRHQLDMRMVDVGGGLGIKYYENETELDTAQLKQLLVPLFNDFHQEFPRTRIILESGRFIAGKCGALLVTVDNIKDNHGKCFAVTDGGTNCHGAAAGSGQVLKRNFRIVKATGNTGAPLREYHVSGPLCSPDDLLGRDVQLETLREGDLLAVTASGAYGPSASPTLFHSHGHPAEVVVSNNQLFLVRARQTALEIRDSHTDVPLEAMLSSAAAVQPAADVQQATQQRLGDILRVVLKLPEGTVINADSHLRDHLGLDSLTSMELLISLEDQIDGFFVNPDTIVPGHFNTVATLAGYIDAHRQGGAVHCSMGVVEVQHERA; encoded by the coding sequence ATGAAGCTTTCCAAGGAACTCGTCCTCCAGGCAAAAGCGCAGTTCGGGACCCCGACCTACCTCTACGATGAAACCGTACTGCGCAGCAGTTTCAACGAGTTGCGCGAGGCACTGCCCGAGTGCGTGGATATCTTCTATGCACTGAAGGTCAACCCGAACCTGTCCCTGGTGAAACTGATCCGTTCATACGGGGGCAACACAGAGGTCTGTTCGTTGGGGGAGCTGGAAATCGCCCTCAAGGCCGGGGTGGCGGCGCAGGACATTATTCTTTTGGGCCCGTATAAAAAGCCTGAAGAGCACCGCCGGGCGTTGGAAGTGGGGGTGTTCGCCATCGTCGTCGAGTCTGAAAGCGAGTTGCGCAAGTTGTCGGCCCTGGCAGGGGAGTTGGGATGTGACGCGCCGGTGGCGATTCGTATCAATCCGAACTTTTCTGCTGCAGGTTCACCGTGGAAGATGGGTGGGCGACCCACCCACTTCGGTATCCAGGAAGACACGGCAGTGGCCAACTTCGCCGATTACCTGGCGTTGCCGAACATCAAGATCAAGGGTATCCACGTTTATAACGGCACCAAAATTCTTGACGCCCAATCGGTGTATGACAACGCGGCCTATATCCTCAGCCTGTTTCGTACCTTGTCGCGGCGCCATCAGTTGGACATGCGCATGGTCGATGTGGGTGGCGGTCTTGGGATCAAGTACTACGAAAACGAAACAGAGCTTGATACGGCTCAGCTCAAACAATTACTGGTGCCATTGTTCAATGACTTCCACCAGGAATTCCCGCGCACCCGCATTATCCTCGAGTCCGGGCGTTTCATTGCCGGCAAGTGCGGCGCGTTGCTGGTGACCGTCGACAATATCAAGGACAACCACGGCAAGTGCTTTGCGGTAACCGATGGCGGCACAAACTGTCATGGTGCGGCGGCCGGCAGTGGTCAGGTGCTCAAGCGCAACTTCCGTATCGTTAAGGCCACCGGTAACACGGGGGCACCACTGCGCGAATACCATGTGTCCGGCCCCCTGTGCAGCCCCGATGACCTGCTAGGGCGCGACGTGCAACTGGAAACCCTGCGCGAAGGCGATCTGCTGGCGGTGACCGCCTCAGGTGCCTACGGCCCGTCGGCCTCGCCCACGCTGTTCCACAGCCATGGACACCCGGCCGAAGTAGTGGTCAGCAACAACCAGCTGTTTCTCGTCAGAGCGCGTCAGACGGCACTGGAGATACGCGACAGCCACACCGATGTGCCGCTTGAAGCGATGCTCAGCAGCGCCGCTGCCGTTCAACCGGCGGCCGATGTGCAACAGGCGACTCAGCAGCGACTGGGTGACATCCTGCGGGTGGTCTTGAAGTTGCCGGAAGGCACAGTGATCAACGCCGACTCCCACTTGCGTGACCACTTGGGCCTGGACTCGTTGACGTCGATGGAGTTGTTGATCAGCCTGGAAGACCAGATCGACGGCTTCTTCGTCAATCCGGACACCATTGTCCCGGGGCACTTCAATACCGTGGCGACGCTTGCAGGCTACATCGATGCACACCGGCAGGGCGGTGCCGTGCACTGTTCCATGGGGGTGGTTGAGGTGCAGCATGAACGCGCGTGA
- a CDS encoding class I adenylate-forming enzyme family protein, with the protein MNAREVLLQDVLETRNGLHPDKAAIIYADETYTYAQLDEASARLAAGLQVNGLQRQERVVVCLGNRVETVCAFWGILKAGGVVVNVGLETPPDSLDYIVRDAEASVLITTTEKFASLAVSTAELAYLKLIVLLDGEAGSSVAQTFESLLGQGAGVPLPCGNLDLDLAAIIYTSGSTGAPKGVMLTHRNMLAALASLHTYLGYNDSDNVLCSLPLSFDYGLYQMIMAISAGATLVLEKEFTWPIFLIRKIRQYQVTVIPFVPTMLTLLHEYAHKREATFAGVRMVTNTGAALKAPHIAQMKALFPLAQIFSMYGLTECKRCTYLPPEDIDSKPGSVGIAIPNTELWLVDEDGQRIDQPHQVGQLVIRGATVMAGYWRNPAATALKLKPGRYPGESVLYTGDYCSLDEDGYLYFRGRMDHVIKSRGMKVSPSEVEGFLYAIDGVEAAAVVGIEHASVGEGLCAFITLGQGVSLSAEQVLERCRHGLETHKVPLSIVIESSLPRTANGKVDLQQLQHSARIGQRLVVG; encoded by the coding sequence ATGAACGCGCGTGAAGTCCTCCTGCAGGATGTGCTGGAAACCCGCAACGGCTTGCATCCGGACAAGGCGGCGATCATCTACGCCGATGAAACCTACACCTACGCACAGCTGGACGAAGCCAGTGCACGCTTGGCGGCGGGTTTGCAGGTCAATGGCCTGCAGCGTCAGGAGCGGGTCGTGGTGTGCCTGGGCAACCGCGTCGAAACGGTCTGTGCCTTCTGGGGCATCCTCAAAGCGGGTGGTGTGGTGGTCAATGTCGGCCTGGAAACCCCACCCGACAGCCTTGACTACATCGTTCGCGATGCCGAGGCTTCGGTCCTGATCACCACCACTGAAAAGTTTGCCAGCCTGGCGGTCAGCACTGCAGAACTTGCCTATCTGAAGTTGATCGTGCTGCTGGATGGCGAAGCCGGGTCGAGTGTGGCCCAGACGTTCGAAAGCCTGCTCGGGCAAGGTGCTGGCGTGCCGTTGCCGTGCGGTAATCTGGACCTGGACCTGGCCGCGATCATCTACACCTCAGGTTCTACGGGCGCGCCCAAAGGGGTGATGCTGACCCACCGCAACATGCTCGCGGCACTGGCGTCGTTGCACACCTACCTTGGTTACAACGACAGTGACAACGTGCTTTGTTCACTGCCGTTGTCATTTGACTACGGCCTGTATCAGATGATTATGGCGATCAGCGCTGGAGCTACTTTGGTGTTGGAGAAGGAGTTTACCTGGCCGATTTTCCTGATTCGCAAAATTCGTCAGTATCAGGTCACGGTGATCCCGTTCGTACCGACCATGCTCACCCTGCTGCACGAATACGCCCACAAGCGTGAGGCAACGTTTGCCGGGGTGCGTATGGTGACCAACACCGGTGCTGCGCTCAAAGCGCCGCACATCGCTCAGATGAAGGCGCTGTTTCCCTTGGCGCAGATCTTTTCCATGTATGGCTTGACCGAGTGCAAACGCTGTACCTATTTGCCCCCTGAAGACATCGACAGTAAACCGGGCAGCGTCGGCATCGCTATCCCTAATACCGAGCTTTGGCTGGTGGATGAGGACGGTCAGCGAATTGATCAACCCCACCAGGTGGGCCAGTTGGTGATTCGTGGTGCCACGGTCATGGCCGGCTATTGGCGCAACCCGGCGGCCACCGCGCTCAAGCTCAAGCCTGGGCGCTATCCGGGGGAAAGCGTGCTGTACACCGGCGACTACTGCAGCCTCGATGAGGACGGTTACCTGTATTTTCGCGGACGCATGGACCACGTGATCAAGTCGCGTGGCATGAAGGTCAGCCCCAGTGAAGTGGAGGGTTTCCTCTACGCGATTGATGGTGTCGAAGCCGCTGCTGTGGTTGGAATCGAACATGCCTCGGTCGGAGAGGGGCTGTGCGCATTTATCACCTTGGGGCAAGGTGTAAGCCTTAGTGCCGAACAAGTGCTCGAACGCTGCCGCCATGGTCTGGAGACGCATAAGGTGCCGTTGTCGATCGTGATCGAAAGCAGCTTGCCACGCACCGCCAATGGCAAGGTTGATCTGCAGCAGTTACAGCACTCGGCACGTATCGGACAGCGGCTGGTGGTGGGATGA
- a CDS encoding alpha/beta fold hydrolase codes for MSLGHIGREQSLDVNGNHFALRTWGNESDPPVLALHGWLDNAASFERIAPLLRDRFVVAPDLAGHGRSQHRRADSGYYLWEHADDMNALVECLGWKRFSVLGHSMGTGVASILAAMNRCIDTLVFIDGMGAPFTVDDGNTVEHMRKAQRLLRLALRTRLNGFSGPQEAQFSSLEMAINERRSGTGASLSAEGARLLAMRDLVNLGHGYRWRHDPRLVLPEPLQLTERQACEFLQQITCPLHLLLGHQGLFAGSAFDKRKNALPPHTRVQWHDGGHHFHLDAPTPAFIEQLNLAFGRGESGSRQRLVNE; via the coding sequence ATGAGTCTGGGCCATATCGGGCGTGAGCAATCGCTGGACGTCAACGGTAATCACTTCGCCTTGCGAACCTGGGGCAATGAAAGTGACCCGCCGGTGCTCGCCCTGCATGGTTGGCTGGACAACGCGGCCTCTTTCGAGCGTATCGCCCCCTTGCTGCGCGATCGTTTTGTCGTGGCCCCGGATCTGGCCGGTCACGGTCGCTCCCAACACCGTCGGGCCGACAGCGGTTACTACTTGTGGGAGCATGCCGACGACATGAATGCGCTGGTCGAGTGCCTGGGTTGGAAGCGTTTTTCCGTGCTCGGCCATTCCATGGGCACCGGTGTGGCCTCGATTCTGGCAGCGATGAACCGTTGCATCGACACCTTGGTGTTTATCGATGGCATGGGTGCGCCGTTTACGGTCGACGACGGTAACACCGTCGAGCATATGCGCAAGGCTCAGCGCCTGTTGCGCTTGGCCCTGCGAACGCGTCTGAACGGATTCAGCGGGCCGCAAGAGGCACAATTCAGTAGTCTGGAAATGGCCATCAACGAGCGCCGTAGCGGCACTGGCGCCAGCCTCAGCGCGGAAGGCGCACGCTTGTTGGCCATGCGTGACCTGGTCAATCTGGGGCATGGCTATCGCTGGCGTCATGACCCACGGCTGGTGTTACCTGAGCCGCTGCAATTGACCGAGCGTCAGGCCTGCGAGTTCTTGCAGCAAATAACCTGTCCATTGCACCTGCTGCTCGGCCATCAGGGATTGTTTGCCGGGAGTGCCTTCGACAAACGCAAAAATGCCTTGCCCCCGCACACTCGGGTGCAGTGGCACGATGGCGGTCATCATTTTCATCTCGATGCCCCTACACCGGCGTTTATCGAACAGCTCAATCTGGCCTTCGGGCGAGGTGAGTCGGGATCGCGACAACGCTTAGTCAACGAGTAA
- the rpe gene encoding ribulose-phosphate 3-epimerase: MKEFWIAPSILAADFARLGEEAEQVLAAGADVIHIDVMDNHYVPNLTMGPQFCKALRSHGITAPIDVHLMVTPVDSMIQAFAEAGADYISIHPEATQHLDRSVQLIKDLGCKAGLVFNPASSLDAAHYLLDRLDLILLMSVNPGFGGQRFIPQVLPKIAAARKLIDECGRPIRLEVDGGVNLDTIGQVAAAGADMFVAGTAIFAQHDYRDTISALRGKIADAVANHN; this comes from the coding sequence GTGAAAGAGTTCTGGATTGCACCGTCGATACTGGCCGCCGATTTTGCCCGCTTGGGTGAAGAAGCCGAGCAGGTGCTGGCTGCGGGAGCCGATGTCATCCATATCGATGTCATGGATAACCACTATGTGCCCAACCTGACCATGGGCCCACAGTTCTGCAAGGCCTTGCGCAGCCACGGAATTACCGCGCCGATTGATGTGCACCTGATGGTCACACCCGTAGACAGCATGATCCAGGCATTTGCCGAGGCGGGCGCTGATTACATTTCGATTCATCCGGAGGCGACCCAGCACCTGGACCGTTCTGTGCAACTGATCAAGGATCTTGGCTGCAAGGCCGGTCTGGTGTTCAACCCTGCCAGCTCCCTGGACGCGGCTCATTACCTGCTTGACCGGCTTGATCTGATTCTGCTGATGTCGGTCAACCCAGGCTTTGGTGGTCAGCGTTTCATCCCGCAGGTGTTGCCCAAGATTGCCGCAGCGCGCAAGCTGATTGATGAATGTGGCCGCCCTATCCGCCTGGAGGTCGACGGTGGGGTCAATCTGGACACCATTGGTCAGGTGGCGGCCGCAGGCGCTGACATGTTTGTTGCCGGTACGGCAATCTTCGCCCAGCACGATTACCGCGATACGATTTCGGCTTTGCGCGGCAAGATTGCCGATGCTGTGGCCAACCACAACTGA
- a CDS encoding MarR family winged helix-turn-helix transcriptional regulator, whose product MLDPTFDFEKMLCFSLYSTANAMVRDYAEPLKQRGITYPQLLVMAGLWGKDDVSISALSELTLFDLGTLTPIVKRLADNGFITVYLDPTDRRRRNLLLTDKGRELKAEAAKVFNSMACKIDLGESEVQQVLNVCQRIRSRLR is encoded by the coding sequence ATGCTTGACCCGACCTTCGACTTCGAAAAAATGCTGTGCTTTTCGTTGTACTCGACTGCCAATGCCATGGTTCGCGATTATGCCGAACCCCTGAAACAGCGTGGCATTACCTACCCGCAATTGCTGGTGATGGCCGGTTTGTGGGGTAAGGACGACGTCTCGATCAGCGCCCTGAGTGAATTGACCCTGTTCGACCTGGGGACGTTGACGCCGATTGTCAAACGCCTGGCCGATAATGGTTTTATCACCGTGTACCTCGACCCGACGGACCGCCGTCGGCGCAACCTGCTGCTGACCGACAAAGGCCGTGAACTCAAGGCCGAAGCCGCCAAGGTGTTCAACAGCATGGCTTGCAAGATCGACCTTGGCGAGAGCGAGGTGCAGCAGGTGCTCAATGTCTGTCAGCGGATACGCTCGCGGCTGCGTTGA
- the mobA gene encoding molybdenum cofactor guanylyltransferase MobA has product MPAARPSCSILLLAGGRGQRMGGQDKGLLAWNGKPLIAHVQAVVRPLTDDLIISCNRNQAQYRPYADQLVGDAEGDFPGPLAGVLAGLAVARHPWMLVLACDAPLIDTALITDLLSQANDQGHAAMIRQGGFWQPMFSLIPCALRDDLEQAWQQGDRGIQRALLKHPVRALEYPEDDRRLSNFNTPEFLQ; this is encoded by the coding sequence ATGCCCGCCGCCCGCCCCTCCTGTTCCATACTTCTGCTCGCGGGTGGCCGCGGCCAGCGTATGGGCGGCCAGGACAAAGGCCTGCTGGCCTGGAATGGCAAACCACTGATTGCCCATGTGCAGGCAGTGGTACGCCCCTTGACCGATGACCTGATTATCTCCTGCAACCGCAACCAGGCGCAGTACCGGCCTTACGCCGATCAATTGGTGGGTGATGCTGAAGGTGACTTTCCCGGGCCGCTGGCCGGGGTACTGGCGGGGCTTGCAGTGGCTCGACACCCCTGGATGCTGGTGCTGGCCTGCGATGCGCCATTGATCGACACCGCGCTGATTACCGATCTATTGAGTCAAGCCAACGATCAGGGCCACGCGGCGATGATCCGCCAGGGCGGCTTCTGGCAGCCGATGTTCAGCCTGATTCCCTGCGCCTTGCGTGACGATCTAGAGCAGGCCTGGCAACAGGGTGATCGAGGCATTCAACGGGCGTTGCTCAAGCACCCGGTGCGGGCGCTGGAGTACCCTGAGGATGACCGGCGGTTGAGCAACTTCAACACCCCGGAATTTCTTCAATAG
- a CDS encoding efflux RND transporter permease subunit, with protein sequence MPQFFIDRPVFAWVVALFILLAGALAIPQLPVAQYPDVAPPQVEIYAVYPGASAQTVDESVVSLIEEELNGADNLLYFSSQSSLGSATITATFEPGTNPDLAQVDVQNRLKVVESRLPRPVTQQGLQVEKLSTGFLLMVTLTAEDGTLDEVTLSDFLARNVMNEIRRLKGVGKAQLYGSERAMRIWLDPQKLIGFNLTPDDVNEAISAQNAQVAPGSIGDLPGPGSQEITANVVIKGQLSSVQEFSDIVLRANPDGSRVTIGDVARVEIGSEEYQYGTRLNGKPTSAFSVQLSPGANAMETATLVRAKLQELSRYLPPGAKFDIPYDTSPFVKVSIQQVITTLLEAMALVFAVMFLFLQNIRYTLIPTLVVPVALAGTFAVMFALGFSVNVLTLFGMVLAIGILVDDAIVVVENVERIMSEEGLSPRDATKKAMGQITGAIIGITLVLVAVFLPMAFMKGSVGVIYQQFSVAMAVSILFSAFLALSLTPALCATLLKPIAKGEHHEKRGFFGWFNRCFERMTNGYQRWVIQALKRSTRYLMVYLLLVGGLVYGFSQLPSSFLPTEDQGYTITDIQLPPGASRARTEQVAAQIEAHNSTEPGVGNTTLILGFSFSGNGQNAALAFTTLKDWSERGAEDSAQSIADRATIAFTQLKDAIAYSVLPPPVDGLGTSSGFEFRLQDRGGMGHVALMAARDQLLADAEKSPVLVNVRESALAESPQVQLEVDRKQANALGVSFADIGNVLNTAVGSNYVNDFPNLGRMQRVVVQAEGDQRAQVDDLLKIHVRNSSGKMVPLSAFVQAKWVSGPVQLTRYNGYPAVAVSGEPAPGYSSGQAMEEIQRLVDQLPVGMGLEWTGLSLQERLSGSQAPMLMALSLLVVFLCLAALYESWSIPTSVLLVVPLGVLGAVIAVSLRGMPNDVFFKVGLITLIGLSAKNAILIIEFAKSLVDEGHDLVEATVQAARLRLRPIVMTSLAFILGVVPLAIASGASSASQQAIGTGVIGGMLSATLAVVFVPVFFVVVMRLTGKRRAQTDKPQAATEQH encoded by the coding sequence ATGCCGCAGTTTTTTATTGATCGCCCGGTTTTCGCCTGGGTGGTCGCGCTGTTCATCCTGCTGGCCGGTGCCTTGGCGATCCCGCAGTTGCCAGTCGCCCAGTACCCGGACGTCGCGCCCCCCCAGGTCGAGATCTATGCCGTTTATCCCGGGGCCTCAGCACAGACCGTCGACGAAAGCGTGGTCAGCCTGATTGAAGAAGAGCTCAACGGTGCTGACAACCTGCTCTACTTCAGCTCGCAGAGCAGCCTGGGCAGCGCCACCATTACCGCCACCTTCGAGCCAGGTACCAACCCGGACCTGGCCCAAGTCGACGTACAGAACCGCCTGAAAGTGGTCGAGTCACGGTTGCCGCGGCCCGTCACCCAGCAAGGCCTGCAGGTTGAGAAACTCTCCACCGGCTTTCTCTTGATGGTTACCCTCACCGCGGAGGATGGCACGCTGGATGAGGTGACCCTGAGCGACTTCCTGGCGCGCAACGTCATGAACGAGATCCGCCGCCTCAAGGGTGTCGGCAAAGCGCAGCTGTATGGCTCTGAACGGGCTATGCGCATCTGGCTTGATCCGCAGAAGCTGATCGGCTTCAACCTCACCCCCGACGACGTCAATGAGGCAATCTCCGCTCAGAACGCCCAAGTCGCCCCAGGCAGCATCGGCGACCTGCCTGGGCCCGGCAGCCAGGAAATCACCGCCAACGTGGTGATCAAGGGTCAGCTGAGCAGCGTGCAAGAGTTTTCCGACATCGTCTTGCGCGCCAATCCGGACGGTTCGCGGGTGACCATCGGTGATGTTGCCCGGGTCGAGATCGGCAGCGAGGAGTACCAGTACGGCACCCGCCTCAACGGCAAACCGACCAGCGCCTTCAGCGTGCAGCTGTCACCCGGCGCCAATGCCATGGAAACCGCCACCCTGGTCCGCGCCAAACTGCAGGAACTGTCGCGCTACCTGCCGCCAGGGGCGAAGTTCGACATTCCCTACGACACCTCGCCGTTCGTCAAAGTCTCGATCCAGCAGGTAATCACCACCCTGCTTGAAGCCATGGCTCTGGTGTTCGCGGTGATGTTCCTGTTCCTGCAGAACATCCGCTATACCCTGATACCGACCCTGGTAGTGCCGGTAGCGCTGGCCGGCACTTTTGCGGTGATGTTTGCGTTGGGCTTTTCGGTCAACGTCCTGACCCTGTTTGGCATGGTGCTGGCTATCGGCATCCTGGTCGACGACGCCATTGTCGTGGTCGAGAACGTCGAGCGGATCATGAGCGAGGAAGGCCTGTCGCCGCGCGACGCAACGAAAAAGGCCATGGGCCAGATCACCGGCGCGATCATTGGCATTACCCTGGTTCTGGTGGCGGTGTTCCTGCCCATGGCCTTCATGAAAGGCTCGGTGGGGGTGATCTACCAACAGTTTTCGGTGGCCATGGCAGTGTCAATTCTGTTCTCGGCGTTCCTCGCCTTGAGCCTGACGCCAGCCCTGTGCGCGACGTTGCTCAAGCCGATTGCCAAGGGCGAGCACCACGAAAAACGCGGGTTTTTCGGCTGGTTCAACCGTTGTTTTGAGCGCATGACCAATGGCTACCAGCGTTGGGTGATTCAGGCACTCAAACGCAGCACACGCTACCTGATGGTCTATCTGCTGCTGGTTGGCGGTTTGGTGTACGGCTTCAGCCAACTGCCCTCCTCGTTCCTGCCGACTGAGGATCAGGGCTACACCATCACCGATATCCAGTTGCCGCCAGGCGCCAGCCGCGCCCGCACCGAACAGGTGGCAGCGCAAATCGAAGCGCACAACAGCACCGAGCCTGGCGTGGGCAATACCACCCTGATTCTGGGTTTCAGCTTCTCCGGTAACGGCCAGAACGCGGCGCTGGCTTTCACCACGCTCAAGGACTGGTCCGAGCGCGGCGCCGAGGACAGCGCACAATCGATCGCCGACCGCGCCACCATCGCCTTTACCCAGCTCAAGGACGCCATTGCCTATTCCGTACTGCCACCGCCGGTGGACGGTTTGGGCACCTCCAGCGGTTTTGAGTTCCGTCTGCAGGATCGCGGCGGCATGGGCCATGTGGCACTGATGGCCGCGCGGGACCAGTTGCTGGCCGATGCCGAGAAAAGCCCGGTACTGGTCAACGTGCGCGAAAGCGCTCTGGCCGAGAGCCCGCAGGTGCAATTAGAGGTTGATCGCAAGCAGGCTAACGCTTTGGGCGTATCGTTTGCCGACATCGGCAATGTGCTGAACACGGCGGTCGGCTCCAACTATGTCAACGACTTCCCCAACCTGGGGCGCATGCAACGTGTGGTCGTGCAGGCTGAAGGCGACCAACGCGCTCAAGTTGACGACCTGTTGAAGATTCACGTGCGCAACAGCAGCGGCAAGATGGTCCCGCTGTCTGCCTTCGTGCAGGCCAAATGGGTCAGTGGCCCGGTGCAATTGACCCGTTACAACGGCTACCCGGCTGTTGCTGTGTCGGGCGAACCGGCGCCGGGCTACAGTTCGGGTCAGGCGATGGAGGAGATCCAGCGCCTGGTCGATCAGTTGCCCGTGGGGATGGGGCTGGAATGGACGGGCCTGTCGCTGCAGGAGCGGCTCTCAGGCTCACAGGCACCGATGCTGATGGCGCTGTCGTTGCTGGTGGTGTTCTTGTGCCTGGCGGCGCTGTATGAAAGCTGGTCGATACCCACTTCGGTGCTGCTGGTGGTGCCGCTGGGTGTACTGGGAGCGGTGATTGCCGTGAGCTTGCGCGGTATGCCCAACGATGTGTTCTTCAAGGTCGGCTTGATCACCCTGATCGGCCTGTCGGCGAAAAACGCAATTCTGATCATCGAGTTTGCCAAGAGCCTGGTCGATGAAGGCCATGACCTGGTCGAGGCGACGGTGCAGGCCGCGCGCTTGCGCTTGCGTCCAATTGTCATGACGTCGCTGGCGTTTATCCTCGGTGTGGTGCCGCTGGCCATTGCCAGTGGTGCCAGTTCGGCCAGCCAACAGGCGATCGGTACTGGGGTGATCGGCGGCATGCTCAGTGCCACCTTGGCGGTGGTCTTCGTGCCGGTATTCTTTGTTGTGGTCATGCGCCTGACCGGCAAGCGTCGGGCTCAAACCGACAAGCCCCAGGCGGCGACTGAACAGCACTGA